The Streptomyces kanamyceticus genome window below encodes:
- a CDS encoding tetratricopeptide repeat protein codes for MTVDERIAQAHLLYERAVFGGDTGALTTAEQGLDAVEADLALARGRVIHARYLADRVEDERELELELELELELFERAAAIYGRVDDARGQGEAVFWIGCFHQVVRDDNDTALPAFKRALELATQAGDQLTMSYALRHLGIADHIAGRLEEARAHLEESTRLRRELGFLPGVAANLIGLVYLAAQQERRDDAAAMLLEATDLAERTKSDGVLRSVTSAREELSLP; via the coding sequence ATGACTGTGGACGAGCGAATCGCGCAGGCTCATCTCCTCTATGAGCGTGCCGTCTTCGGCGGCGACACCGGTGCGCTGACGACAGCCGAGCAGGGCCTCGATGCGGTCGAGGCGGATCTCGCGCTCGCCCGCGGCCGCGTGATCCATGCCCGCTACCTGGCGGATCGGGTCGAAGACGAACGGGAGCTGGAACTGGAGCTGGAACTGGAGCTGGAGCTGTTCGAGCGTGCGGCGGCAATCTACGGCCGAGTCGACGACGCGCGAGGCCAGGGCGAGGCGGTCTTCTGGATCGGCTGCTTCCACCAGGTCGTACGCGACGACAACGACACCGCGCTGCCCGCCTTCAAACGCGCCCTCGAGCTCGCCACCCAAGCAGGCGACCAGCTGACGATGTCCTACGCTCTACGGCACCTCGGCATAGCCGACCACATCGCTGGGCGCCTCGAAGAGGCCCGCGCGCACCTGGAGGAGTCCACGCGCCTGCGCCGGGAGCTGGGGTTCCTGCCGGGAGTCGCGGCAAACCTGATCGGTCTGGTCTATCTCGCCGCTCAGCAAGAACGGCGCGACGATGCGGCAGCGATGCTCCTCGAAGCAACAGACCTGGCCGAGAGGACCAAGTCCGACGGCGTCTTGCGCTCGGTAACGAGCGCCCGCGAAGAGCTCAGCCTGCCCTAA
- a CDS encoding winged helix-turn-helix transcriptional regulator: protein MGAMQDSVGTEMAAAIGPCASIPADHMAFIRQVLDRVGDKWSMLIIAVLEDGPLRYTDLQRQIPGISQRMLTHTLRQLKEDGLITRTAYAEVPPRVEYALAPLGHGLHEIVMQLIGWVADHHDEIRANRA from the coding sequence ATGGGCGCCATGCAGGACAGCGTTGGTACGGAGATGGCGGCCGCGATCGGGCCGTGCGCGAGCATCCCCGCCGACCACATGGCCTTCATCCGCCAGGTCTTGGACCGGGTCGGCGACAAGTGGAGCATGCTGATCATCGCCGTCCTGGAAGACGGTCCACTGCGCTACACCGACCTGCAGCGCCAGATCCCCGGCATCTCCCAGCGCATGCTCACCCACACACTGCGCCAGCTCAAGGAGGACGGCCTGATCACGCGCACCGCCTACGCCGAGGTACCGCCGCGTGTGGAGTACGCCCTCGCCCCGCTCGGCCACGGCCTGCACGAGATCGTCATGCAACTGATCGGCTGGGTCGCCGACCACCACGACGAGATCCGCGCCAACCGCGCCTGA
- a CDS encoding DsbA family oxidoreductase, translated as MRGKNREAWDAVFRTYFGKAEPVFALDDLLRLSDELGLDRDLTRQVLTERRYRARVQEDARRAQRLGATGAPFLVVDGRYGVLGAQDSDTLLDLLRTAWDETHLVTLAPAGDAPGCGLGGRAVPARP; from the coding sequence GTGCGGGGCAAGAACCGTGAAGCCTGGGACGCGGTCTTCCGTACGTACTTCGGCAAGGCCGAGCCGGTCTTCGCTCTGGACGATCTGCTCCGGCTCTCCGACGAGCTGGGCCTGGACCGTGATCTGACGCGTCAGGTGCTCACCGAGCGCCGCTACCGTGCCCGGGTCCAGGAAGACGCCCGCCGCGCTCAGCGCCTCGGCGCCACCGGTGCCCCGTTCCTCGTCGTCGACGGCCGCTACGGCGTCCTCGGTGCGCAGGACAGTGACACCCTGCTCGACCTGCTGCGTACCGCCTGGGACGAAACCCACCTGGTCACCCTCGCCCCCGCGGGCGACGCCCCGGGCTGCGGCCTCGGTGGCCGCGCCGTCCCGGCCCGGCCCTGA
- a CDS encoding FMN-dependent NADH-azoreductase: protein MSYLLHIDSSSLGEASVSHQVAQSFRDQWQGPVVHRDLAASPVPHLSAAGITARITDPAQHTPEQAKAAALQDELIEEFLGAGAYLFTVPMYNLSMPSVFKAWLDQIIVTDRTLIFDGPSPVAGRPAVLISARGGGYGPGTPNEGLDYVVPTLEAVLGHDNLLGLDVTTVIPELTMAPVNPALAPLLPLHEASMAAAHDQARTLATTFGTPRAA, encoded by the coding sequence ATGTCGTACCTGCTGCACATCGACTCTTCCTCGCTCGGCGAGGCGTCCGTCTCCCATCAGGTCGCCCAGTCCTTCCGTGACCAGTGGCAGGGCCCGGTCGTCCACCGCGACCTCGCAGCCTCGCCGGTGCCGCACCTGAGCGCCGCGGGCATCACGGCCCGCATCACCGACCCGGCCCAGCACACTCCCGAGCAGGCGAAGGCGGCCGCGCTCCAGGACGAGCTGATCGAGGAGTTCCTGGGCGCCGGCGCGTACCTGTTCACGGTGCCGATGTACAACCTCTCGATGCCGTCGGTGTTCAAGGCATGGCTGGACCAGATCATCGTCACGGACCGCACCCTGATCTTCGACGGCCCCTCCCCGGTCGCGGGCCGTCCGGCCGTGCTGATCTCCGCCCGGGGCGGCGGCTACGGCCCCGGCACCCCCAACGAGGGCCTCGACTACGTGGTGCCCACCCTGGAGGCCGTCCTGGGCCACGACAACCTCCTCGGCCTGGACGTCACCACCGTGATACCCGAGCTGACCATGGCCCCCGTGAATCCGGCCCTGGCCCCGCTCCTTCCCCTGCACGAGGCATCCATGGCCGCCGCCCACGACCAGGCCCGCACGCTCGCCACGACCTTCGGCACGCCGCGTGCCGCCTGA
- a CDS encoding DUF1330 domain-containing protein, with the protein MAKGYWVSVYPAISDPEGLTAYDQLAGPAVQAGGGRVLSRLPSHGGRVVAHEAGITQRVVLIEFDSFEQAVAAYESEAYQKALVALPDGVERDFRIIDGIDGID; encoded by the coding sequence ATGGCCAAGGGCTACTGGGTCAGTGTCTACCCCGCCATTTCCGACCCTGAGGGGCTGACTGCCTACGACCAACTGGCCGGTCCAGCCGTCCAGGCCGGGGGCGGGCGCGTCCTGTCCCGCCTCCCGTCTCATGGTGGTCGAGTCGTCGCTCACGAGGCCGGAATCACGCAACGCGTCGTCCTGATCGAGTTCGACAGCTTTGAACAGGCCGTCGCGGCATACGAGAGCGAGGCGTACCAGAAGGCGCTGGTGGCCCTCCCCGACGGCGTCGAGCGCGACTTCCGCATCATCGACGGCATCGACGGCATTGACTGA
- a CDS encoding LysR family transcriptional regulator, producing MAPDTVSLRYFLVLAQELNFTRAAARIGIAQPALSARMRRLEAQLGTALLVRDTRSVELTTAGTALAESAPPALAALDRAWDTARSAAAGELGTLRIGYSLSAGAETVPALVDRLIRDNSGLEVGAVPMATPEISPAVADGRIDAGITRGEQPGRGVRRFLLRRARIGVQLAQHHPLAEHPEIEIADAAAYPLRLPARAANPVIHDQLSALFRDTRPHPRFHTPAVSFDMSQRDLRDGVTLAPAGEAAATAQPAGLTWRPLRGAPSLTIHLVLPREQSPLHRRIRAVAKTLAHELHWLPD from the coding sequence GTGGCGCCGGATACGGTGAGCCTGCGGTACTTCCTGGTGCTGGCGCAGGAGTTGAACTTCACCCGCGCGGCCGCACGGATCGGTATCGCACAGCCCGCACTCAGCGCCCGGATGCGCCGATTGGAGGCGCAACTCGGTACGGCCCTGCTGGTCCGCGACACGCGTAGCGTCGAATTGACCACGGCCGGTACGGCTTTGGCGGAGTCCGCGCCGCCCGCGCTGGCGGCGCTGGACCGGGCATGGGACACCGCCCGGAGCGCGGCGGCCGGTGAACTGGGCACGCTGCGCATCGGATACAGCCTGAGCGCCGGTGCCGAGACGGTACCTGCCCTGGTGGACAGGCTGATTCGCGACAACAGCGGACTCGAGGTCGGCGCGGTCCCGATGGCGACACCGGAGATCTCCCCCGCGGTCGCCGACGGCCGCATCGATGCCGGGATCACCCGCGGTGAACAGCCGGGCCGCGGCGTGCGCCGGTTCCTGCTGCGGCGTGCGCGCATCGGGGTCCAGCTGGCGCAGCACCATCCGCTGGCCGAACACCCCGAGATCGAGATCGCCGACGCGGCCGCGTATCCGCTGCGACTCCCGGCCCGTGCGGCCAACCCCGTGATCCACGATCAGCTGTCCGCACTGTTCCGAGACACCCGACCACACCCCCGATTCCACACGCCCGCAGTCTCTTTCGACATGTCTCAGCGCGACCTGCGCGACGGGGTCACCCTCGCCCCGGCCGGAGAAGCCGCGGCCACGGCACAACCGGCCGGTCTCACCTGGCGACCGCTGCGAGGCGCCCCCAGCCTGACGATCCACCTGGTCCTCCCACGCGAGCAGTCGCCGCTGCACCGCCGCATCCGTGCCGTCGCCAAAACCCTGGCGCACGAGCTGCACTGGCTACCGGACTGA